Part of the Impatiens glandulifera chromosome 8, dImpGla2.1, whole genome shotgun sequence genome is shown below.
AGAAGCCCGCCCTTTCATCTTCCATTTGCCATTTTCATCTTCCCAAACATTTTaggttttctctctctctctcaagttCATCTGCAATTCTAGCGATTTACAAACGCAATTGATTAACTCAACCATCTTCAACATCTTCCAAGACATTCacatatttctctctttttctcaAATCCATCTGTTTTCGAATCCTAGCAATTTTCATCGTCTGCTCGCGTTCTTCAGAGAAAACTCTAACATTAATCATCAGAGAAAATTCATCGTCTGCTCGCGTTCTTCGTTCAACACAAAATGGtaacttcttcatcattttttacTTTAGTACATTCGGTTATATAATCTAACTTGCGacatttttgtaatgtttaggAATCAAATAAACAAGTGGTTATATATGATGCTTCTAAGAAGAATGAAGCAAAAAAGACGAATACAATGATTGAGATGAAAACAGTGAAGAGAAATTGGATTCGGCTCCTTACTCTCTTTGGGAATATCTAGATGCAACTTCAAATTATCCCGTTACTTGGTGAAGAATTTCAATGTTAGAAGAAGTGCTGTTCTCCTCAACAATGGGGAGCTATTAaaaattgatgaagaagatgtcCAATGCATTCTGGACCTTCCAAGAGGTGATATTGAAGTGACTGAATCTACTAGGAAGAAATCGGATGGAGCCCAATACATATCCATGCTGCAGGATTGGAGGAGGAGGTGGggtgaaaatgaaaataaaggaGCTCCTAACACTCTCTCAATGACCGacaaaattttatcaaacaccAATGCAGATGACAATTTCAAGCGTGACTTTGTCATCTATGTCGTCTCGAGCTTCTTATGGACAACACAAAATCCACAGTACAGGTAAACAACAATCTTATACTTAAGAAAATGTTATGTATTGCATTGTTATTAATTTTgcttatattttgaaaattgcaggttcaaaattttaaaatctttgaCGGATGTTAACAAGATAAAACAAATGAATTGGTGTAAATTCGCGCTGAATGAATTACTCGAGAGTGTCGAGAAATGGCAGTTAAACGAAAAATCATATTTCCACGGACCACTAAGTTTTCTAATGGTAATTTATTTCTAACTTTCATTTTGGACTCCTTCTATCATTTCTGGAATGACACGTTTCATGAACTATAATGTCACGTTTCATTTCTGCAAGGTCATGTTAAATGAACTACAATGTCATGTTATATGAACTACAATGTCATGTTACACGAACTACAATGTCATGTTAAATGAACTATAATGTTATGTTACTTTTCTACAATGTCATAACATATTAACTGCATTGTTGTGTCTTTGTTTCAGTTGTACTACCTGGACAGGGTATTAGATTATAGTACAAGAAGTAAATTCAAGAGACAGTTCCCTATCTTGTCATGTTGGGATGACAAGATGGTATCTGAAAGAGTACAAAAAGAAGAGGAACATGGGGGATTCGGCCAAGGGAGGGTTGTTGATAGGATTCAGTTACCTACAGTGGAGAATGTGCATGATGTGGAGAATGAAGCTGATTCGGAGAATGTGGAGAATTCAAGTGTTGATGCTTGGAAGAATGTGCATGATACAATTGAGAACTTAACAAAGATCTCAACATGCAATTCTTCAAATGTTCAATTCATACATTCAATACTTCAAATATTGAATGCATACATACAAAATCCAAGCGCTCACAATGATGGTGGAAGTGACAAGCCTGAGCATGAGCCTGAGCCTGAGCTTGAGGCTGAACATGATCCTGAGCATGAGCCTGAACCCCCATCCACTGCATTATCAATCCCCATGGAAATAATACAAGCTATACCGTTGAAGAAGAGAACCCCCATCCACTGCCGTCTAAGGAGGAAACCTTTGAAGTTGAGAACTCCAGTGGCGAATGATATTGTTAAGAAGGTGGCGAAAGATGTTCTTAAGCCGGCGGCGAAAGATTTTGTTAAGACTGTGGCAAAAAATGTTGTTAAACCGGTGGATGAGATCCTATACTCAAGCAATTATATAAGCCTACCACGTAGTGTTTTGCAGTCGATGAAGAATGGCCACTGGCTTGACACAAATATCATCGACGTTTGGGCCATGGAAATGAATACCGTTGCACAATACGAAGCCTTAACTAACAATATCAAAAGAAGAAGGATATTCTTCTCAACTGTACATTATGGAGTGTATGAATTTGGAGacattttatataatgattCACTGAACCTGGAAGTGAAGTCATTCGGCATAACAGTACAAGCACTCGATGAAGCAGACCTAGTAAGTTCTCatgttatttttaacataaatttttctttcatttctttcaacACTTCAGCCAAAACAGAAGTATTATCTTCAGACATTGATGCAAGTTGTTGAACCTCTTGAATCATTGGAGCTAGATAGTTATAACGATTTCTTTGACTATCACACAcatctgaatcataaatgttggtgatGCTTTGATAACCTTGTTTCAAATCTTTGCGCCAACGATCCAATATATAATTCACCGGCATCTGATTCACTTTCATTCTTCTCAAAACTACCAAAATATGCCTACACAAAATCCCTCTATACTCAAACATTAGACATTGACAGTTTACAAAACTCTCCACAGGGGTGTAGTGTACCTTGAATGAAACATCCCTCAAATGTTCTCCATTAGTACCCAAAATTGACTCCACTACTCCAAATATAGTAGTTCTCCCATCGTCTTCAATTATGGATGTGTCACAAAACATCAATCCTGTCACTTCATTCTGAAACAACTTAAAAATGTCGTTAGTATATACACTTTGAAATTGTCTTTCCAAAGAATAACCACTAACAATTGGAATGGTGGAATTAAAAGACTGAAAATCCAGTTTCTTTTCCTTCTCTATATTTTTCTTCAGTGCCCTATCATATTGTTCAACAAACTGTTTTAAGGATGTTTTTGAATGACTAATGTTTGTGAGCCCGGGAAAGTCTAGACATATTAGATCTCATAAAGTTCTAGATTCAATTGCGAAGAGAAGATTGGAAGTAAACGACGTAGCTAGAATACCTTTGTCAAAAACATTTCAATCTATTGTGGTTGAAGTTGGaggatttgagaatttgaaCTTTGATGAGAGAAGTTGTAGAAATTTTATTTCGAAAGCTAGAAGGTTGAGGTTAGGAAATGGTGATGCCGAAACTCTTTGTCAATATTTCAACCGAATGCAAAGtagatgtttaaatttttattatctttatgaTCTAGACGAGGAATCCCGGATAAAGAATGTATTTTGGGCTGATGGTAGATGTAGGGCTGCTTATGAGTATTTTTCGGATGTCATAACTTTTGacacaacatatttgacaaaccGCTATGACATGCCTTTTGCTCCCTTTGTCGGGGTTAATCATCATGGACAATCTATTTTGCTCGGATGTGGCTTACTATCTAGTGAGGATTCTGAGTCATTTATTTGGCTTTTCAAAGCCTGGTTGTCATGTATGCACGGACGTGCTCCAAAGGCAATAATCACTGACCAATATCGATCAATGGCCATTGCTATTGAAAAAGTATTTCCAAACACCCATCATCGTTTTTGTCTTTGGCATATCATGAAGAAACTCCCTACAAAGTTGGTTGCTCACGCTCagtataaaagtataaaaaaaacattaaagaaCATTGTCTATAACTCAATCACAATTGAGCAGTGTGAAAGGAATTGGATGAAAATGATAGAGGAGTTTGAATTGGAGGATAATGATTGGTTGAACTCTTTGCACGTACAACGATCTAAATGGATTCCTGTGTATGTTAAATGTCACTTTTGGGCAGGCGTGTCAACATCGCAAAGAAGTGAAAGTATGAATACattttttgatgactttgttCATTCGAAAACATCCTTAAAACAGTTTGTTGAACAATATGATAGGGCACTGAAGAAAAATATAGAGAAGGAAAAGAAACTGGATTTTCAGTCTTTTAATTCTACCATTCCAATTGTTAGTGGTTATTCTTTGGAAAGACAATTTCAAAGTGTATATACTAACGACATTTTTAAGTTGTTTCAGAATGAAGTGACAGGATTGATGTTTTGTGACACATCCATAATTGAAGACGATGGGAGAACTACTATATTTGGAGTAGTGGAGTCAATTTTGGGTACTAATGGAGAACATTTGAGGGATGTTTCATTCAAGGTACACTACACCCCTGTGGAGAGTTTTGTAAACTGTCAATGTCTAATGTTTGAGTATAGAGGGATTTTGTGTAGGCATATTTTGGCAGTTTTGAGAAGAATGAAAGTGAATCAGATGCCGGTGAATTATATATTGGATCGTTGGCGCAAAGATTTGAAACGAGGTTATCAAAGCatcaccaacatttatgattcagatgTGTGTGATAGTCAAAGAAATCGTTATAACTATCTAGCTCCAATGATTCAAGAGGTTCAACAACTTGCATCAATGTCTGGAGATAATACTTCTGTTTTGGCTGAAGTgttgaaagaaatgaaagaaaaatttatGTTAAGAATAACATGAGAACTTACTAGGTCTGCTTCATCGAGTGCTTGTACTGTTATGCCGAATGACTTCACTTCCAGGTTCAGTGAATCATTATATAAACTGTCTCCAAATTCATACACTCCACAATGTACAGTTGAGAAGAATATCCTTCTTCTTTTGATATTGTTAGTTAAGGCTTCGTATTGTGCAACGATATTCATTTTCATTGCCCAAATGTCGATGATATTTGTGTCAAGCCAGTGGCCATTCTTCATCGACTGCAAAACACTACGTGGTAGGCTTATATAATTGCTTGAGTATAGGATCTCATCCCCCGGTTTAACAACATTTTTTGCCACAGTCTTAACAAAATCTTTCGCCGTCGGCTTAAGAACATCTTTCGCCACCTTCTTAACAACATCATTCGCCACTGGAGTTCTCAACTTCAAAGGTTTCCTCCTTAGACGGCAGTGGATGAAGGTTCTCTTCTTCAACGGTATAGCTTGTATTATTTCCATGGGGATTGATAATGCAGTGGATGGGGGTTCAGGCTCATGCTCAGGCTCATGTTCAGCCTCAAGCTTAGGCTCAGGCTCATGCTCAGGCTCATGTTCAGCCTCAAGCTTAGGCTCAGGCTCATGCTCAGGCTTATCACTTCCACCATCATTGTGAGCGCTTGGATTTTGTATGTATGCATTCAATATTTGAAGTATTGAATGTATGGATTGAACATTTGAAGAATTGCATGTTGAGATCTTTGTTAAGTTCTCAATTGTATCATGCACATTCTTCCAAGCATCAACACTTGAATTCTCCACATTCTCCGAATCAGCTTCATTCTCCACATCATGCACATTCTCCATTGTAGGTAACTAAATCCTATCAACAACCCTCCCTTGGCCGAATCCCCCATGTTCCTCTTCTTTTTGTACTCTTTCAGATACCATCTTGTCATCCCAACATGACAAGATAGGGAACTGTCTCTTGAATTTACTTCTTGTACTATAATCTAATACCCTGTCCAGGTAGTACAACTGAAACAAAGACACGACAATGCAGTTAATATGTTATGACATTGTAGAAAAGTAACATGACATTATAGTTCATTTAACATGACATTGTAGTTCGTGTAACATGACATTGTAGTTCATATAACATGACATTGTAGTTCATTTAACATGACCTTGCAGAAATGAAACGTGACATTATAGTTCATGAAACGTGTCATTCCAGAAATGATAGAAGGAGTCCAAAATGAAAGTTAGAAATAAATTACCATTAGAAAACTTAGTGGTCCGTGGAAATATGATTTTTCGTTTAACTGCCATTTCTCGACACTCTCGAGTAATTCATTCAGCGCGAATTTACACCAATTCATTTGTTTTATCTTGTTAACATCCGtcaaagattttaaaattttgaacctgcaattttcaaaatataagcAAAATTAATAACAATGCAATACATAACATTTTCTTAAGTATAAGATTGTTGTTTACCTGTACTGTGGATTTTGTGTTGTCCATAAGAAGCTCGAGACGACATAGATGACAAAGTCACGCTTGAAATTGTCATCTGCATTggtgtttgataaaattttgtCGGTCATTGAGAGAGTGTTAGGAGCtcctttattttcattttcaccCCACCTCCTCCTCCAATCCTGCAGCATGGATATGTATTGGGCTCCATCCGATTTCTTCCTAGTAGATTCAGTCACTTCAATATCACCTCTTGGAAGGTCCAGAATGCATTGgacatcttcttcatcaattttTAATAGCTCCCCATTGTTGAGGAGAACAGCACTTCTTCTAACATTGAAATTCTTCACCAAGTAACGGGATAATTTGAAGTTGCATCTAGATATTCCCAAAGAGAGTAAGGAGCCGAATCCAATTTCTCTTCACTGTTTTCATCTCAATCATTGTATTCGTCTTTTTTGCTTCATTCTTCTTAGAAGCATCATATATAACCACTTGTTTATTTGATTcctaaacattacaaaaatgtCGCAAGTTAGATTATATAACCGAATGTACTAAAgtaaaaaatgatgaagaagttaCCATTTTGTGTTGAACGAAGAACGCGAGCAGACGATGAATTTTCTCTGATGATTAATGTTAGAGTTTTCTCTGAAGAACGCGAGCAGACGATGAAAATTGCTAGGATTCGAAAACAGATGGATTtgagaaaaagagagaaatatgtGAATGTCTTGGAAGATGTTGAAGATGGTTGAGTTAATCAATTGCGTTTGTAAATCGCTAGAATTGCAGATGAacttgagagagagagaaaaacctAAAATGTTTGGGAAGATGAAAATGGCAAATGAAAGGGCGGGCTTCTGGGCTTTTGGGTTTTtagactttttttattttttatttttttttattgggtaGGCCACGGAGACAGTCGCGGGAAGAATCGCTCTCCCAGGCCCAGCAACTGTCTGtatcatttctctaaatatatatatatatatatatattatctattatttaaatagaaataataataaagtaataatattacCTTAAAGTAAAAATCAAAAACTTGTCTCTCCTATTTCTAGCcaacaaaaactttataataataataataaaataagtaatgaagccaaaaatccaaaataacaAATTGATTCTTTCTCTTACATACCTCGAAGGGGCACAGCTACAACTTCAGCTTgactttattattaaataataaaattaattatataaatcctttttataatttaggaaaataaattatttctaaatattattaaattagtctattattaaactaatttaaaaaaaacaacttatGTTTGAATAAAAAGATTCTTTTtgtgtagagagagaaaaaggaaGTGAGaactgaaaatataaaaactaaccTGCGGAGTGTTCCATTTTCTAAAGCCTTTCATCGTGAAAATGTCGATCGCCGCCGCCCTTTCTTCCCCTCACCAACCACTTGGTTTGACTAAAATCAACTTCCGCCGCTCATCAAACTCGCCGTCGCCGTTGATCACCGCAAATCTGAGGTCAAACGCCGCCAATTCCATTACACTCTCCTGTAAAGGGAGCTACAATCGCTCTGTTTTGGTTTTCTCCGTAGGCAATGGAATTGGAGGTAATGGTGATGACAAATCTGGGGGCGGCGGAGgtagtggtggtggtggtggtgatggtGGTAAGGGGGAAGGAGATGGGTTTGATAAGAATAAGGAAGAATCGATCTTGATTCTTGCGGAAGTTGGACGGTCGTTAGATAGTATACCAAAAGATTTGGCGTCGGCGATTGAATCTGGGAAGATCCCAGGATCTATTATTAAGAGGTATTTTGAGCTTGAGAAATCGTCATTTTTTCGGTGGCTGATGCAGTTTGGAGGGTTTAGAGAACGACTTCTAGCTGATGATCTCTTCTTTGCAAAGGTTGCAATGGAATGCGGTGTTGGTGTCTTCACTAAGGTTATCTCTGTTCATATGATTTACTGTTCAATTGTGGATGAATCTTAACGATTACTGTTTATTTGAAATGGGTATTGCCCTGGTTGCAATTATAGTCATAATCATTAGTTGGATCCCATTTGTTTCTGGTTTAGACTGCTGCAGAATATGAAAGGCGTAGAGAAAACTTCTTCAAGGAACTGGAGATTGTTTTTGCAGATGTGGTATGTATGTTTACATTTCTGAATTCATTTTAAAAGCTTAATTTTCAGGTTTTGATTGGGTTTTTCTGTCTTTAGGTAATGGCTGTTATTGCTGATTTTATGCTTGTGTATCTTCCTGCTCCAACTGTGTCTTTACGACCATCTCTTGCTCTAACAGCTGGACCTATCGCCAAGTTCTTCCACAATTGTCCTGATAATGCATTCCAGGTTAGGTTACTGATCTATGTCTTATAAGGGTTTTATTTTGAGAATGAATATCttcgattttgaaaattttgttattgtTACAGATTGCTCTATCTGGAACATCCTATTCCTTTTTACAAAGGATTGGTGCTATAGCGGTAAGGATTGGTGCTAATGCCATTGGTTTAAAATTGAGATTTGTGAAATTCGATTTAATAATGATGAATTTTGTTTTGGCCAGCGTAACGGGTCAAAGCTCTTTGCAGTTGGCACTACAGCATCTCTGGTAAGAATGAACTTGATTACGAATGAAATTACATTTGATATGTATGTGTAACATGGTATAATACTTAATTGTTATGTAGGTTGGGACGATGATTACAAATGCGTTAATTAATGCGAAAAAGGCAGTTAATAAGTCTTctgaagaagaagtggagaatGTGCCTGTATTAGCTACTAGTGTTGCATATGGTGTTTACATGGCTGTCTCAAGCAATCTTCGGTAGGTTCAAATATTTGTCAATATATGGTGATGGGATAAGTTTTTACgggttttttttatctattttgtttTACCAGGTATCAAATAGTGGCGGGGGTGGTGGAACAAAGGATCTTAGAACCGATGCTACATCAGCATAAGTTGATTCTAAGTGCAATGTGTTTTGCAGTCAGGACAGGAAATACATTCCTAGGCTCATTGCTGTGAGTAATTTGACACTACTAATTCATATTTCttaatcaaacaattttctTAAACATATCGAATTGTTTGAACAGGTGGGTGGATTACGCTCGTTTGGTTGGAATTCAGAAGGCTCACGACGCTGAAAAGGTCGAGTAATttgatcattttctttctcGATGATTGGGTTGAGGTGGTAGAATGGTGTGCAGTCAAATTTGCTTtggttttttgttttgaaaggaagttacttttcattatcCCACATTTAATGCGAAAGTTGCGTGATTATGTGGTGAAAGaaccaaataaaaacaattacagTGTTGTGGTTCCAAATGTTATTGTTAGTTAGCAATGTTGGTTGATCAAggttttaaaattcttttggtttattttttcCTAGATGGGATAAaatttcgtttttttttttaaatgttaattttcGCTTCTCTTTTGAGTGCGACTATTTCCAGTTGGTTAAGCATATAGTCcgcaaataaatttaatttaaccaTGTATAGAATTTGTTACCTAACATGCTCGAACCTAAAACCTCAAGGAAGGTGGGGATATTGAGCTCTTGGAGCGCTAGAAGAGGAGATTAAATTCGGTTTATCAATGTAGATTTtgaataaatcaaaatcaactgttttaacttaaaaaaattacattttttcatacaaaataaggaaaaatacctttaatttttattgtaacATAAATGTAAATTTCTAATCATAGTTTGCAAATAACTTTAACatgataaaaaagaaaacatttttataCAAAACTTAAGAACCCATATAAGCAAGGCCTAGTTTGATTCCAAGTTAAACTATTCTCATCTTATAATAGCTTCAATGATTCATAATGAAGCAATTAGCTCATTGTCCATACAGGCCCTGATCTTGATCTCTGCTTTATTCCCATCTAACTGAACAACATCACAACATTCACTTCTATCGTACTGCAAACAAAAGAGACAAAATCAACGAACTTTCCAATTTTAGAAACAAATTAAGGAAATTGTCTTCTTTCAAAAATGGAAATACAAACCTGAATGAGCTCTGTCAGAGGAGAGACAACCTTAACTCTGTGTATAGAATCACCCGAATGATTACCTAAAGAACATGTCGTCAGGTTCCTGTCCAATACCCTGACATACTCCGACGTGATATTCTCCGACGACTTTTGAACGGAATCGAAGAAGAAAACGTGGGGAGTTTGACATCCATCGCTGATCGGAGGCCGCCGCGTGTTGAACATGTATTGTGGAGGTCCTTCATGGCTTGCCCACGGTTGGAATGTCTCTAGAGGTCGCTTAAGTAAGCTCCGGGGATGGGTTGTCTCGTAGATATAGACCGAATAGCCCCACGAAACAGAGAAAGTCCATGACCAGTTCGAGCCACGGTGGTA
Proteins encoded:
- the LOC124911675 gene encoding protein RETICULATA-RELATED 4, chloroplastic-like; this translates as MSIAAALSSPHQPLGLTKINFRRSSNSPSPLITANLRSNAANSITLSCKGSYNRSVLVFSVGNGIGGNGDDKSGGGGGSGGGGGDGGKGEGDGFDKNKEESILILAEVGRSLDSIPKDLASAIESGKIPGSIIKRYFELEKSSFFRWLMQFGGFRERLLADDLFFAKVAMECGVGVFTKTAAEYERRRENFFKELEIVFADVVMAVIADFMLVYLPAPTVSLRPSLALTAGPIAKFFHNCPDNAFQIALSGTSYSFLQRIGAIARNGSKLFAVGTTASLVGTMITNALINAKKAVNKSSEEEVENVPVLATSVAYGVYMAVSSNLRYQIVAGVVEQRILEPMLHQHKLILSAMCFAVRTGNTFLGSLLWVDYARLVGIQKAHDAEKVE